The following DNA comes from Enterocloster bolteae.
GAGGGAGGTCCCTACAAGAGGAAGCAGGTTGTGTTCAGGGAAAATACACTGAACTTTAAGAGCGAGCTGGGAAAGGCCATGACAAAGGCGGAGAATGGCGGCGTATTTGTGGAGGAAGTGGTGGAGAGCCAGAATCCTTCGGTGCCGGTCTATGATCCGGACCATCCGGATGCGGATGAGGATGGGTATGTGATGATGCCCAATGTGAACAGTGCGGAGGAGATGGTGGATCTGATGGCTGCCTCCCGCGCCTATGAGGCGAATGTCACGGCCCTTAATGTTGCAAAAAGCATGGCTCTAAAAGCACTGGAGATTGGTAAATAAATGAAAAGGCAGAAGGATGAAGAAGGAGGCCAGGAGTGGTTAAATACCTACGCGGATATGATAACCCTTGTCCTGACCTTTTTCGTATTATTATACAGTATTTCAAATGTAAACCTGACCAAACTGGAGGAGGTTGCGTCTGCCATGCAGAGGCAGCTGGGAATCGAGGCAAAGACCGAAATTGAGGACGTGCCTTCCGATTTGAAATATCCTGTTGTAGGGGAAGGCGCCCAGGCGCCGGAAGACGCGGAGGCGCCGCTGCAGCAGACACAGCAGCAGTACCAGGCATCGGCCAGGGAAATGGCTGATATGGCCAGGGATATACAGACATATTTTGATTCGGAGAATCTGGACGCGGTTGTCACCAACAGTGAGAACGCGGTGTACATCCGTTTTAAGAATGATTTACTGTTTGCGCCTGACAACGCAAATCTTACGGATGCCAGCAAATCCATGCTGGACGCGGTTGGAATCATGCTGAAGGAAAAGCAGGACAATATCCTGGCCATTTACATAAACGGACACACGGCCCAGGCAGCCAATTCCCTGATTAACGACAGACTCCTGTCCTCAGAAAGGGCGGATAATGTGGCCATTTACCTGGAGGAACAGGTGGGAATCCCCCCAAAAAAGCTGATATGCCGCGGTTACGGAAAATATTATCCTATTGCGGATAATACTACCAGGGAAGGCCGCGAACAGAACCGGCGGGTGGATATGATTATTCTCGGAACCGGATATAAACCGCCGGATACGGTCCAGGGAATGGAGACAATGGATCCCCTGTTTCCGGTGACCATGCCGGGGGATGAGACTATGATGCAGGAAGGAACAGCCAGTGATTAAGAGTTACGATTTTAAATCACCAAAGAAATTTACAAAGGAGCGCATGAGCACGGTGGAGAATCTGTATGACAGCTTCGCCCGTGCCCTTGCGCCGTATCTCACAGGTCTTCTCCAGTCGTTTTGCGAGATTAATATTAATGGTATAGTGGAGAAGCGTTACCAGGAATTCAGCAGTTCTGTGCAGGATCATTCCCTTTTTGGCATGATTACCATGAGTCCTGCAAATAAAGATTATAATGAGGCGCCTCTGACCATGGAAGTGGATACCAGGCTGGCGTTTTTTATGATTGAACGTCTTTTGGGCGGAGTCGGGTCAGAGTATGATTTATCCAGGGACTTTACGGATATTGAGAAGGCTATTTTACAGTATGTCCTGAAAAAAATCACTGAGTTTTTAGGGGAAGCTTGGGGACAGTACCTGGACATCGAAGCATCCCTGACAGGGCTTCAGACCAACCCCCACCTGCTTCAGATGAGCGCCCAGGAAGATGTGGTTATCCAGGTGGAGCTGGAGGTGGTGATTGAGAAACTGAGAGCCAGAATTAACATGGTGATGCCGGCCCCCAATGTGGAGGAGCTCACTTCCAAGTTCGGCTATTCCTTTGCGGTCAGCCATAAGAAACAGGATGAGGACAAACAGAAATCCAAACGGCACTATATTGAACAGCACCTGTTGGAATCGGAGGTTGAGCTGAGGGCCATACTTCACGAATTTACCCTGGATGCCCAGGATATACTGCAGCTTGCTCCGGGGGATGTGATTCCCCTCAACAAAAAGGTGGACAGCGCCGTATCCCTCTATGTGGAGGATGTGGCCTGTTTTGAGGCCAGGGCGGGTCAGACAAAGATGCGCAAGGCAGTGGAAATCAGCAGAGAATTGTAGCCGGGAGGAAAAGGCATGTTATCAATGGACAAAGAAGCCATAAAGGAGCTGACGGAGATGGAAGCGGTTCCTATATGCAATATATTAGGCTCCCTGCTGGGCAGAAGCGTGAAGATGTCGGTGTCAAAGGTGGAGGAGACAGACATGGGTTCGCTGGCAGAGGGCCTGCCCCACTTTAATGTGGCCATAGAGAGCAGAAAAGCTGTGGGGGGCATGTCGGCGGACCAGCTGTACATCTTTGCCAAGGAGGACATGATAAGGCTTACCAACTATATCATGGGTGTGCCGGTGGATGCCCAGAGCCCCCTGGATGAGATTGCCCTCAGCACCTTGAAGGAAGTTGCTTCCCAATGTGTGGGCGCTGCCATGGATGAACTCAATGACTTCCTGGGAAGGGATATGAGGGACACAATAACCAGGATATCGGCATTTGACAACACAGAGAGGATACAGGATATTATTCGCAGCTGGAATGCGGAGGATTCCGTGCTTTTAATGGGGCTGCACTATGTTATTGACGGGGTGGTGGAGTCAGATGCATATATTGTTGCCGCCCAGGCACTAAAACAGGTGCTGGGTATTTCGGATATGGCGGACATGCCCTGTCAGGAGACAGGGGGGCAGACCCCGGGGATGCCGGCAGCGGGGATGCAGACGGCAGAACACAAGGAGGCCATTGCCGTTCAGGAGGTGTCCTTTCCGGAATTTAAGTACACACCTATCGTGTATGCCAAAGAACAGATAGGGGAAGAAAAAAAGAAGCTGCTGGACATAACGCTGGATGTATCAGTCAGGCTTGGCAGTACGGTTTGCAGTGTAAAGGATATACTTTCCCTTAAGGAGGGTCAGCTGTTGGTACTGGACAAGCAGGCAGGTTCACCGGCTGATGTGGTTGTGAACGGAGAACTGATTGGCAGAGGGGATGTGCTGGTAACCGGGGACCGATTCGGGGCACGTATCATCGAAGTCGTGGGCAAGAGGGAATAATATGGCATTTTTAAAGATACTGTTTTACCTTATTGTCCTGATTGCGGTACTGGTGCTGGCCTATTACACCACCAGGATGCTGGGGCGGGGCATGGGACGGACCCGGGGTACCGGGGGAATGGAGATTCTGGACCAGATGGCACTGGGCCGTGACAGCTATCTGCTGGTGGTAAAGGTGCAGGAGAGGATTTTCCTGATAGGGGTATCTCCGGGCAGGATATCCAAGGTAGAAGAGCTGGAATCCTACGATAAGAAGGGGGAGACAGAGGGGGCGCCGGATTTTGTTTCCCTTCTGTCATCCCATATGAAGGAGCATTTTCAGGAAAAGGGACAGAGGAACAGACAGGATAAAAAGGCAGGAGAAAAGAATCATGAGTAAAATACTGCGAAAGACAGGGAAAATCATAGGCGCCGGGACCTTTGCCTGGATGTGGGCGCCGGGCGCTGTTACATCCTATGCGACGGATGTGTCTCTGACCCTGCAGGGGTCCTCCGGCACAGGAAAGCCCATGGATATGCTGGATATCATGTTTTTATTCCTGTTTCTGGCTGTGGTTCCCTCCCTTATCATTATGATGACAAGCTTTACCAGGATTGTGATTGTGCTGTCGTTTCTGCGCAATGCTCTGGGCACACAGCAGTCGCCGCCCAACCAGATTCTGGTAGGGCTTGCCTTGTTTCTGACCTTATTTATCATGAGTCCTGTAATTGCCTCGGTCAACACCCAGGCATACCAGCCTTACCGGGAAGGGCAGATTACCAGGGAACAAGCCTTTGAGCGGGCCCAGGAGCCCATGAAGGAATTTATGCTGAAACAGACTGAGAAAAAAAGCCTGGATTTGTTTCTGTCCATATCCAAAGCACAGCCGCCGGATATATCCCAGGGACAGGAAGGGTATATGAAGCTGGGGCTTACCACCATAGTGCCCTCCTTTATTCTCAGTGAGCTGAATAAGGCATTTACCATGGGATTCCTTATATTCATTCCCTTTCTGATTATCGACCTGGTGGTGTCCAGTACGCTTATGTCCATGGGCATGGTTATGCTGCCCCCTACCATGATTGCACTACCCTTTAAAATCATGATGTTTGTGCTGGTGGATGGGTGGAGTCTGGTGATTAAGACCCTGGTCCAGAGTTTCAGGTGACGCTGAGGAGGAATTTGTATGAGCGCTGAACAGGTAATGGAAATCATGAAGGAGGCCATGCTGGTTGCATTTGAAATCGCAGGCCCCCTTCTCATCATAAGTATAGCGGTTGGGCTGCTGGTGGCCATTTTCCAGGCGGCCACCCAGATTCATGAACAGACCCTTACGTTTGTGCCCAAGCTGATTGTCATTGCCCTGGTGCTTTTAGCCCTGGGGTCCTGGATGAGCAAGGTCATGAATGAATTTGTAGTGGAGCTGTTTGCCATTATGGCAGCTCTTTGATGAGAGTGGTGCGGTATGGACAGCAGTGTATTTGAGTATTTTGATATCTTTCTTTTGGTCCTGGCAAGAATGGGAGGACTGGTCTTTATCAACCCCGTGTTTTCACGCAGAGGAGTTCCGCCCATGGTACGCACCGGGCTGGTGCTGGCCCTCAGTCTCCTGATTGCGCCCGGAGTCAGAAGCGGAGCCGGACAGGTCAT
Coding sequences within:
- the flgC gene encoding flagellar basal body rod protein FlgC is translated as MGYLDSLNITGSALTAERFRTDIIMQNLANQNTTRTAEGGPYKRKQVVFRENTLNFKSELGKAMTKAENGGVFVEEVVESQNPSVPVYDPDHPDADEDGYVMMPNVNSAEEMVDLMAASRAYEANVTALNVAKSMALKALEIGK
- a CDS encoding OmpA/MotB family protein; its protein translation is MKRQKDEEGGQEWLNTYADMITLVLTFFVLLYSISNVNLTKLEEVASAMQRQLGIEAKTEIEDVPSDLKYPVVGEGAQAPEDAEAPLQQTQQQYQASAREMADMARDIQTYFDSENLDAVVTNSENAVYIRFKNDLLFAPDNANLTDASKSMLDAVGIMLKEKQDNILAIYINGHTAQAANSLINDRLLSSERADNVAIYLEEQVGIPPKKLICRGYGKYYPIADNTTREGREQNRRVDMIILGTGYKPPDTVQGMETMDPLFPVTMPGDETMMQEGTASD
- a CDS encoding FliO/MopB family protein — its product is MAFLKILFYLIVLIAVLVLAYYTTRMLGRGMGRTRGTGGMEILDQMALGRDSYLLVVKVQERIFLIGVSPGRISKVEELESYDKKGETEGAPDFVSLLSSHMKEHFQEKGQRNRQDKKAGEKNHE
- the fliQ gene encoding flagellar biosynthesis protein FliQ, whose translation is MSAEQVMEIMKEAMLVAFEIAGPLLIISIAVGLLVAIFQAATQIHEQTLTFVPKLIVIALVLLALGSWMSKVMNEFVVELFAIMAAL
- a CDS encoding FliM/FliN family flagellar motor switch protein; this encodes MLSMDKEAIKELTEMEAVPICNILGSLLGRSVKMSVSKVEETDMGSLAEGLPHFNVAIESRKAVGGMSADQLYIFAKEDMIRLTNYIMGVPVDAQSPLDEIALSTLKEVASQCVGAAMDELNDFLGRDMRDTITRISAFDNTERIQDIIRSWNAEDSVLLMGLHYVIDGVVESDAYIVAAQALKQVLGISDMADMPCQETGGQTPGMPAAGMQTAEHKEAIAVQEVSFPEFKYTPIVYAKEQIGEEKKKLLDITLDVSVRLGSTVCSVKDILSLKEGQLLVLDKQAGSPADVVVNGELIGRGDVLVTGDRFGARIIEVVGKRE
- a CDS encoding flagellar motor switch protein FliM — translated: MIKSYDFKSPKKFTKERMSTVENLYDSFARALAPYLTGLLQSFCEININGIVEKRYQEFSSSVQDHSLFGMITMSPANKDYNEAPLTMEVDTRLAFFMIERLLGGVGSEYDLSRDFTDIEKAILQYVLKKITEFLGEAWGQYLDIEASLTGLQTNPHLLQMSAQEDVVIQVELEVVIEKLRARINMVMPAPNVEELTSKFGYSFAVSHKKQDEDKQKSKRHYIEQHLLESEVELRAILHEFTLDAQDILQLAPGDVIPLNKKVDSAVSLYVEDVACFEARAGQTKMRKAVEISREL
- the fliP gene encoding flagellar type III secretion system pore protein FliP (The bacterial flagellar biogenesis protein FliP forms a type III secretion system (T3SS)-type pore required for flagellar assembly.); the encoded protein is MSKILRKTGKIIGAGTFAWMWAPGAVTSYATDVSLTLQGSSGTGKPMDMLDIMFLFLFLAVVPSLIIMMTSFTRIVIVLSFLRNALGTQQSPPNQILVGLALFLTLFIMSPVIASVNTQAYQPYREGQITREQAFERAQEPMKEFMLKQTEKKSLDLFLSISKAQPPDISQGQEGYMKLGLTTIVPSFILSELNKAFTMGFLIFIPFLIIDLVVSSTLMSMGMVMLPPTMIALPFKIMMFVLVDGWSLVIKTLVQSFR